In Euphorbia lathyris chromosome 10, ddEupLath1.1, whole genome shotgun sequence, the DNA window taacttcaattaaagctaacaattgagtttatataaagccgaaaatctaaattttagttagagttaacaatcgaaatgATAACACCttgcaacatatactaaaaaagaatgcaaatatacaaaatctttattttagttattttgagggggaaaaaagacaaataaaaaagaaaacatggataaggtagcgagaggtatgaaaCTGGATAACGACATAAATGAAATTTCATCTATGAAATATGAAACTATTATAAtcattgtttaataaaaataaaacaacgacataattgaaaacaaaaataactataatatgaaaaaaattgaataattaccttgagaaatatAAGAGTTTCTTATAATTTTTGACACCtttggaatttcatctctaaaagatgaaactataacaatcattgtttaataaaaataaaatatcgacataattgagaacaaaaataactacaacatatgaaaaaaattgaataattaccttgagaaacgtaagaatttcttgtaatttttgacacattgggaatttcatctctgaaatatGAAACTATAAAAAccattgtttaataaaaataaaacatcgaaATAATTGAGAAcataaataactacaacatatgaaaaaaaaaatcgaataattaccttgagaaacataagaatttcttgtaaatTTTTGACACCTTTGTGttttccgattttagttgttcatgcatcttctatttctatcggatttcttcaattggagatatcagtttgaaaaaaaagacaaataaaaaagaaaacatggataaggtagcgagaggtatagaacctgggtaacggcagaaatggatctgaaagatgaaactataataactattgtttaataaaaataaaacaacaacacaattgataacaaaataactacaacatatgaaaaaaaatcgaatacctttgtgtttcccgattttagttgtccatgcatcttctatttctatcggatttcttcaattggagatatcagtttgaaaaggagacaaataaaaaagaaaacagggataaggtagcgagaggtatagaacctgggtaacggcagaaattgatctgaaagatgaaactataacaactattgtttaataaaaataaaacaacaacacaattgagaacaaaataactacaacatatgaaaaaaatcgaataattacctttagaaatagggtaattaatttattagtccctatattttgacaaaacacactgtttagtccctgtattttcaaaaacacatgataaagtccctaacatttttctcgatgaactgtttagtccctaacgtttttttcGGTGAGCTGTTTAGTCCCTATCATTAGACTCTCATAAAGATTttattagtcaatttggatttgcgttcttcttttcctttattttcctttcctttaaactctaatgcatctgaaatcaactttgagtgttgttcttcttgattttcttcttaatcgttcaaattcgtaagcattaggtctgttctttttcttgttctccatacaaatagcttcttcttctaaattggatttcctcttctaaagtttgaaggtaaatagtaaaggtaatttagtcatttccgaagtcataaatggtaaaaaaaactaacaaacagacggaaggactaaacagttcattgagaaaaaggttagggaccttaccatgtgtttttgaaaatacagggactaaacagtgtgttttgtcaaaatatagggactaataaattaattacccttagaAATATAGTACTATCTATCATGGCCAATgcatataatggtggaatattatctatcatgctttatatagaagtttatttatgacttttggatttcatttgctttgtgtttttcatcttcctgtaactcttagtttcttttattattttaattaatgagttagtaattgtttaatatattataaatataaatctattattattaattaattaaatctttttaattttgattttttactacgttgacaactcatcaaaaaagcctctaaaacacttcttctcatttctctctgcttccgctattatatatagtatagatagatagatttgaggagggagaattaaaaatcaactccaacagcctcttagtagCTCCTCAAATCATTAAGAGcctctccatcctctctattaatagagagcctctctgCACCTCTTaggtgccgtttggttcgcggaatagaatggaatggaatagaatggttattccaaaggaatagaataaataatggaatagaaattcttaggaattactattcctatgtttggttgatggaataACGTAGAATagaatagataattttttttattaaaaagacaatattatcctcaaatgtaatttcttatttattttaaaattttaattttttactataaattgttcaaatatttaatatatattattttaaaaaatatataaaaaatagaaaaatgggaaatacgaaagacgaaaaaaacacgaaaaatacattaaaaacgaaaaaacaataagaacatgaaaacggaaaaattgtaaaaacacgaaaaaagagaggtaaaaaaataaaaacaaaagaaaaaaatgagataaaagtggaaaagggtgaaaacgcgaaaacatataaacgtgttaacacaaaaaaaaaacacacacgcaaaatatgaaaaaacaaaaaaaatgtgcaaaccgtaaaaaacacaaaaacatgaaaaaagtggaaaacacgaaaatgtgaaaaaaaaaatgaaaaacgtgaaaaaatcgaaaaacacgaaaacatgaaaaggtgttaaaaacacgaaaaatgcgtttgtaacgtttttttatgtttttccgtgtttcccaagttttcttgttttttccgtttgttcacgttttcgtatttttcacgttttgtcatgttattgtgttttattttgcattttttcgatttttcacgttttagtttttcggtttttcccctttttggttttttttcgcgtttttgtatttttcgtattttgttactttttcgtgttattcacgtttttccatgtttttcgtattttttcatatttttttgtttttaacgttttcgtgttttgtttgcgtttttcgcattttcatgtttttcacatattgtcacgttttgtgttttagcatttttcgtattttttcgcattttcgtgtttttatttttcacgttttttaatatttcgtgttttgtcactttttcgcgctattcctattttgtgtttttcgtgtgtttgcttcttctttttttgcgtcttcgtgtttttcgcatttgttcacgttttcatggTTTTtgcgtattttattttttgcatattctcgtgtttgtaacattttcacatttttcgtgtttcatatttttcgtatttttacattttttaacgttttcgtcatttttccatttttcacgttttatatgatataaattatggattgaccaaaatttataagatttgggaaaatgattagagagaagattgaggatttaatggaggataattttgtaaattacaaaaatataatattaggaataggctattcctaacctaaattgaagaatagctattccataaaatcaaggaatagggattccatggaatagctattccataaaaaaaatcaaccaaatgtgagaatagctattctttaggaatagactattctattccccctctattccgcgaaccaaacgagcccttagtgactcttaattcattttttattaataatttaccattgAAGAATCTctctcctttcactattggtaaatagaataataattaataataaaataataaataaggagtgaatataaaagtattgttggagatgatatgtttTAGTCACTTTTAAATCATTAagagttaattatttatattatttttagagagtgtactaagagtctcttggagatgctcttagctctctaaactttacaagtgtctcatcagctccttgaacttgattattccgtatcaccaactccctgaacttgtccataaaaatagattagctcCCTCAACTTTATAAGTGtttcaccaactccctaaacttgcttattagGTAACAACTAATTACAAAAACCGTAATACTACTTTCCAATCCTCaaaactcttataataggttgaaaggtaggagaagagaaaaaaaaattacctctcgaatatATGAAGATGtgattttagaatttaggtttaataagtttttgtatttaattgttGCGGAATAAGCAAATTTAGGGAGTtagtgagacacttataaagttcaaggagctaatctacttttatggagctagtctacttttatggacaagttcaaggagttGGTAATacgaaataatcaagttcaagGAGTTGGTGTTTAGGAAGTCAATCTACCGTTATGAACAAATTTAAGGAGCTGGTGATATAAGCCTATTTAAAAACTATAACAAAAACACTCATATATTGTATGATGTTTGCATTTTACCAAACACGTTATAAACATCAAAGGTTAGAAAACTAAAACCATATTCCTAAATTTTTTGAAGAATAAATAATGAAATTGTAAGTATAATTTACAGTTAACTGTCCAATGCTGGACCATGATTTGATGCCGGAAAGTGGTCTAGCCTACACAAGTCAAAAGGGAAGTTGGTTTGTCATGAACAACATATTTTTCTGCACAATTACAACTAATTtctcgtcttcttcttctttttccatcTACGGTGCTGGATGTGCTGCACTACACTTGCCACGCAACCAAATTGTACGCTTGTCGCCTTTGAGCGATAAGAAGAATTCCCTTGCATTACGATTGTCGAACAAATCAAGCGCCGCGAAATACATCCCTTCTTCCAAACCTTGTATTGCGTCCAACTCCTTAATACAATCAGCGACACCGTATCTCTCATTGACTTTTGTTATAGCAGCTGTCCTCATCCTCGACGCAGCTGCCATGTGCAATATTGCTCTTGCAATGCCATCATCAATCCCTTTGCGACCTCTTTTACGATTAGCAGCACTCATGCTGTCCATTGCAGTAGCAGCACTATGCATCATATGCTTGGCAGGTTGAGATGTGGTTTGTTGATACGTTGCTCGTTGAAATCTTTCTTGGTTGTCTGCCATATACTCCCGATCATCAGATTCCGAAGAGGATTCTTCCCCTGGAGTAGGAGCTGGTAACTCTTCTTCTTTAATAGTGTTCACACAGGGAATGGGTGAAGGAACTTCTTCTTGTTCAGCAGATAAATCATGTTTTCCGTTAGTAATCGGTTCGCAGAAAATCACACCAAGCTGTTTATAAAAGGGACAGCCACTCATTCTTATGGGCTCAGCATCAGGATGTCCCTACAAGTCAACGTTTTACAGCGAGTTAAAGACGAACAATTCAAAGATTCATAGATCAATCGCTTGCCCGGTTTGGTGGAACACCTACCCCTATAATCTGGATAAATATTATAGGCTACTATGGAAGTAAAAGCTGCTTCACAAATCATTCCATGGCATTCTCATTTCTCAAGGTCAGATCCTCACCATATAATTTCTAGCATGCTCATCTATGTTGCATGACACGGACACAGAAACAAACAACgaaaacattatttctaaaacataaccttcaaacaaaaacagaCACTGAAACAAAAACGTAGAACAGCTACTAAAGAGAAGTGTCCGTTCAA includes these proteins:
- the LOC136208104 gene encoding uncharacterized protein, translated to MMSSRVLRSSEQSEPQIRARWTNGLTKIFADLMVEEVQKGNRTSNNSFSKKAWKFMCDEFYQKTGLKWDTEQLKNRYCIMRKQHSILKSLLSRSDFRLDESSGIIIASNDSWNQYLKGHPDAEPIRMSGCPFYKQLGVIFCEPITNGKHDLSAEQEEVPSPIPCVNTIKEEELPAPTPGEESSSESDDREYMADNQERFQRATYQQTTSQPAKHMMHSAATAMDSMSAANRKRGRKGIDDGIARAILHMAAASRMRTAAITKVNERYGVADCIKELDAIQGLEEGMYFAALDLFDNRNAREFFLSLKGDKRTIWLRGKCSAAHPAP